One genomic region from Sciurus carolinensis chromosome 2, mSciCar1.2, whole genome shotgun sequence encodes:
- the Gjd2 gene encoding gap junction delta-2 protein yields MGEWTILERLLEAAVQQHSTMIGRILLTVVVIFRILIVAIVGETVYDDEQTMFVCNTLQPGCNQACYDRAFPISHIRYWVFQIIMVCTPSLCFITYSVHQSAKQRERRYSTVFLALDRDPPESMGGPGGTGGGVSGGGKREDKKLQNAIVNGVLQNTENTSKETEPDCLEVKELTPHPSGLRTAARSKLRRQEGISRFYIIQVVFRNALEIGFLVGQYFLYGFSVPGLYECNRYPCIKEVECYVSRPTEKTVFLVFMFAVSGICVVLNLAELNHLGWRKIKLAVRGAQAKRKSVYEIRNKDLPRVSVPNFGRTQSSDSAYV; encoded by the exons ATGGGGGAATGGACCATCTTGGAGAGGCTGCTGGAAGCCGCGGTGCAGCAGCACTCCACTATGATCGGGAG GATCCTGTTGACTGTGGTGGTGATCTTCCGGATCCTCATTGTGGCCATTGTGGGGGAGACGGTGTACGATGATGAGCAGACCATGTTTGTGTGCAACACCCTGCAGCCCGGCTGTAACCAGGCCTGCTATGACCGCGCTTTCCCCATCTCCCACATACGTTACTGGGTCTTCCAGATCATAATGGTGTGCACCCCCAGTCTCTGCTTCATCACATATTCTGTGCACCAGTCTGCCAAGCAGCGAGAACGCCGGTACTCTACTGTCTTCCTAGCCCTGGACAGAGACCCTCCTGAGTCCATGGGGGGTCCTGGAGGAACTGGGGGTGGGGTCAGTGGTGGGGGAAAGCGAGAAGATAAGAAGTTGCAAAATGCCATTGTCAATGGGGTGCTGCAGAACACAGAGAATACCAGCAAGGAGACAGAGCCAGATTGTTTAGAGGTTAAGGAGCTGACTCCACATCCATCAGGGCTGCGCACTGCAGCGAGATCCAAGCTTCGAAGACAGGAAGGCATCTCTCGCTTCTACATTATCCAAGTGGTGTTCCGAAATGCCCTGGAGATTGGGTTCCTGGTGGGCCAATACTTCCTCTATGGCTTTAGTGTCCCAGGGTTGTATGAGTGTAACCGCTACCCCTGCATCAAGGAAGTGGAATGCTATGTGTCCCGGCCCACTGAGAAGACAGTCTTTCTAGTATTCATGTTTGCTGTGAGTGGCATCTGTGTTGTGCTCAACCTGGCTGAACTCAACCACTTGGGATGGCGCAAGATCAAGCTGGCTGTTCGAGGGGCTCAGGCCAAGAGGAAGTCAGTATATGAGATCCGTAACAAGGACCTGCCCAGGGTCAGTGTTCCCAATTTTGGCAGGACTCAGTCCAGTGACTCCGCCTATGTGTGA